The following proteins come from a genomic window of Peptoniphilus equinus:
- a CDS encoding 6-pyruvoyl trahydropterin synthase family protein, translating to MRSFTTFDLQYAHRFLGFKGEAQYLHGHTGTLTIEVEDTINKGVNMVFPCNEIKKIAWNVLKNFDHALVLREDDPLLPAILKAYEEQGIKDGAPNNVMVGPKFETELAKAYPECRLVVTKETMTVEGMIKIVYDLLKDDLNIAKITFSSGDNAASQEYTVSGEKDRCPLCGILLDENGTCPKCGYKKH from the coding sequence ATGAGAAGCTTTACCACATTTGACTTACAATACGCACATCGCTTTTTAGGCTTTAAAGGCGAAGCACAATACCTTCACGGCCACACCGGTACCCTCACCATCGAAGTGGAAGATACCATCAACAAAGGTGTGAACATGGTATTCCCTTGCAACGAAATCAAAAAAATTGCATGGAACGTACTTAAAAACTTCGACCACGCATTGGTTTTAAGAGAAGACGATCCACTTCTTCCTGCTATTCTTAAAGCCTATGAAGAACAAGGTATCAAAGACGGTGCACCAAACAACGTGATGGTCGGCCCTAAATTCGAAACCGAACTCGCTAAAGCATATCCTGAATGCCGTCTGGTAGTGACCAAAGAAACCATGACCGTTGAAGGCATGATTAAAATCGTTTACGATCTGTTAAAAGACGATCTGAACATTGCCAAAATCACTTTCTCCAGCGGCGACAATGCAGCATCTCAAGAATACACCGTATCCGGTGAAAAAGATCGCTGCCCACTCTGCGGTATCCTTCTTGACGAAAACGGCACTTGCCCTAAGTGCGGTTATAAAAAACACTAA